In Terriglobus sp. TAA 43, a single window of DNA contains:
- a CDS encoding MFS transporter: protein MKPRSPLYVTSLIAGAFFMENLDGTVIATALPQMAKSFHASAVSLNIGMTAYMLTLAVLIPISGWVTDRFGSRSVFAAAVGIFTVASLLCAVSRNLTEFTLMRILQGMGGAMMVPVGRLIVLRETPKDKLAQAIAYISWPGLTALVLGPPLGGFITTYASWHWIFLMNVPLGIAALILAMLWIENVRTEERHPFDWGTFALGGIASAGSVYAMELLGGGETRWPVPVTMLVLSLLCGVLAIVYARRRQETSLIDFESMRNKTYSLSIYGASAFRVAVSVLPFLLPLMFQIAFGLNAFRSGLYLLALFGGDLSMKSIVLPLLRRFGFRRILIVNGILTALSMVVCAFLSPSTPVVLLLLVLFVHGACRSMEFTCLTTLAYSEIPPERMSRANGFLSAIMQLSVGMGVAVGAVTLRSVAHARGHSAATPHLADFRWAILLMSIVALGPVFDSLALPHDAGADTSGHQPEIAEAESALI from the coding sequence CTGGACGGCACCGTGATTGCCACGGCGCTGCCGCAGATGGCGAAGAGTTTCCATGCCAGCGCTGTCAGCCTGAACATTGGCATGACGGCGTACATGCTCACGCTGGCCGTGCTGATTCCCATCAGTGGATGGGTAACGGATCGTTTCGGATCGCGGTCGGTGTTTGCTGCGGCAGTGGGCATCTTCACTGTGGCGTCGCTGCTGTGCGCAGTGTCGCGAAATCTTACAGAGTTCACGCTGATGCGCATTCTGCAGGGAATGGGCGGCGCGATGATGGTGCCGGTGGGCCGCTTGATTGTGTTGCGCGAAACGCCCAAAGACAAGCTGGCGCAGGCGATTGCATACATCTCGTGGCCCGGCTTAACGGCCCTTGTGTTGGGGCCACCGCTGGGTGGATTCATTACCACCTATGCGAGCTGGCACTGGATCTTTTTGATGAATGTGCCACTCGGTATTGCCGCTCTCATCCTTGCCATGTTGTGGATTGAAAATGTTCGCACCGAGGAGCGGCATCCCTTTGATTGGGGCACATTCGCGCTCGGTGGCATTGCATCCGCAGGCAGTGTGTACGCAATGGAACTGCTGGGCGGAGGCGAGACGCGCTGGCCTGTACCGGTGACCATGCTCGTGCTCAGTTTGTTGTGCGGTGTGTTGGCGATTGTCTATGCGCGACGCAGGCAAGAGACTTCGCTGATTGATTTTGAATCCATGCGGAATAAGACCTATTCGCTCTCGATCTACGGCGCCAGCGCGTTTCGAGTTGCGGTATCGGTCTTACCGTTTCTTTTGCCGCTTATGTTTCAGATTGCTTTTGGCCTGAACGCATTTCGCAGCGGCCTGTATCTGCTGGCGCTATTCGGCGGCGATCTCAGTATGAAATCGATCGTCCTGCCATTGCTTCGGCGGTTCGGCTTCCGCCGCATCCTCATTGTGAACGGAATCCTCACGGCGCTCTCAATGGTGGTGTGTGCGTTTCTGTCACCGTCCACGCCGGTGGTACTGCTTCTGCTGGTGTTATTTGTGCATGGCGCATGCCGCTCCATGGAATTCACATGCCTTACTACGCTGGCCTATTCAGAGATTCCGCCAGAACGCATGAGCCGCGCCAACGGCTTCCTGAGTGCCATCATGCAGTTGAGTGTTGGTATGGGAGTGGCGGTGGGCGCGGTGACGCTGCGTTCTGTGGCGCACGCACGCGGACATTCAGCAGCCACGCCGCATCTTGCAGATTTCCGCTGGGCCATCCTTCTCATGTCGATCGTTGCGTTGGGGCCGGTGTTTGATAGCCTCGCTCTTCCGCACGATGCAGGTGCAGACACCAGTGGCCATCAACCAGAGATTGCAGAAGCAGAATCAGCACTGATCTAA